In Eriocheir sinensis breed Jianghai 21 chromosome 45, ASM2467909v1, whole genome shotgun sequence, the following proteins share a genomic window:
- the LOC126980792 gene encoding histidine-rich glycoprotein-like has protein sequence MRHRKHSHHTAMRHRKHSHHTAMRHRKHSHHTAMRQRKHSHHTAMRHRKHSHHTAMRHRKHSHHTAMRHIKHSHHTAMRHRKHNHHTAMRHRKHSHHTAMRHRKHSHHTAMRHRKHSHHTAMRHRKHSHHTAMRHRKHSHHTAMRHRKHSHHTAMRHRKHSHTAMRHIKHSHHTAMRHRKHSHHTAMRHRKHSHHTAMRHRKHSHHTAMRHRKHSHHTAMRHRKHSHHTAMRHRKHSHHTAMRHRKHSHHTAMRHRKHSHHTAMTQPPHSHETQKTQPPHSHETQKTQPPHSHETQKTQPPHSHETKKTQPLNSYETKKTQPLHSHETNKTQPLNSHETEKTEPLTAITQPSHSHHISQS, from the coding sequence ATGAGACACAGAAAACACAGCCACCACACAGCCATGAGACACAGAAAACACAGCCACCACACAGCCATGAGACACAGAAAACACAGCCACCACACAGCcatgagacaaagaaaacacagCCACCACACAGCCATGAGACACAGAAAACACAGCCACCACACAGCCATGAGACACAGAAAACACAGCCACCACACAGCCATGAGACACATAAAACACAGCCACCACACAGCCATGAGACACAGAAAACACAACCACCACACAGCCATGAGACACAGAAAACACAGCCACCACACAGCCATGAGACACAGAAAACACAGCCACCACACAGCCATGAGACACAGAAAACACAGCCACCACACAGCCATGAGACACAGAAAACACAGCCACCACACAGCCATGAGACACAGAAAACACAGCCACCACACAGCCATGAGACACAGAAAACACAGCCACCACACAGCCATGAGACACAGAAAACACAGCCACACAGCCATGAGACACATAAAACACAGCCACCACACAGCCATGAGACACAGAAAACACAGCCACCACACAGCCATGAGACACAGAAAACACAGCCACCACACAGCCATGAGACACAGAAAACACAGCCACCACACAGCCATGAGACACAGAAAACACAGCCACCACACAGCCATGAGACACAGAAAACACAGCCACCACACAGCCATGAGACACAGAAAACACAGCCACCACACAGCCATGAGACACAGAAAACACAGCCACCACACAGCCATGAGACACAGAAAACACAGCCACCATACAGCCATGACACAGCCACCACACAGCCATGAGACACAGAAAACACAGCCACCACACAGCCATGAGACACAGAAAACACAGCCACCACACAGCCATGAGACACAGAAAACACAGCCACCACACAGCcatgagacaaagaaaacacagCCACTTAACAGCTACGAGACAAAGAAAACACAGCCACTACACAGCCATGAGACAAACAAAACACAGCCACTTAACAGCCAcgagacagagaaaacagagccACTCACAGCCATTACACAACCATCACACAGCCACCACATTTCACAGTCATAA